The Streptomyces avermitilis MA-4680 = NBRC 14893 genome contains a region encoding:
- a CDS encoding DUF4395 domain-containing protein, giving the protein MDIDVRGPRFGAAVTTVVLAVVLITGSAWLLAWQTLAFALGAAGGAGRSPYGWLFRKVVRPRLGPPTEFEAPDPPRFAQTVGLGFAAVGLVGYTVGPPWLGLAATGCALAAAFLNAAFGYCLGCELYLLVRRVTVRAE; this is encoded by the coding sequence ATGGACATTGATGTGAGGGGGCCGCGCTTCGGGGCGGCCGTGACGACCGTCGTGCTGGCGGTGGTGCTGATCACCGGCAGCGCCTGGCTGCTGGCCTGGCAGACGCTGGCCTTCGCGCTGGGCGCGGCGGGCGGTGCCGGGCGCTCGCCGTACGGGTGGCTGTTCCGGAAGGTCGTGCGCCCCCGCTTGGGGCCGCCGACGGAGTTCGAGGCGCCCGATCCGCCGCGGTTCGCGCAGACGGTCGGGCTCGGCTTCGCCGCCGTGGGTCTCGTCGGCTACACGGTGGGGCCGCCGTGGCTGGGCCTCGCCGCGACGGGATGCGCGCTCGCGGCCGCCTTCCTCAATGCCGCGTTCGGGTACTGCCTCGGCTGCGAGCTTTACCTGCTGGTGCGCAGGGTGACGGTGCGAGCGGAGTAA
- a CDS encoding threonine aldolase family protein, giving the protein MNPPKTDARRHHDPEVRGFASDNYAGAHPEVLAALALANGGHQIAYGEDEYTDNLQRIVRSHFGAGAEAFPVFNGTGANVVALQAVTDRWGAVICAESAHINVDEGGAPERMGGLKLLTVPTPDGKLTPELIDRQAYGWDDEHRAMPQVVSIAQNTELGTVYTPDEIRAICDHAHGHGMKVHLDGARIANAAASLNVPMRTFTNAVGVDILSLGGTKNGALFGEAVVVINQDAVSHMKHLRKLSMQLASKMRFVSVQLEALLAKDLWLRNARHANEMAQRLAEGVRAVHGVEILYPVQANAVFARLPHDVSERLQKHYRFYFWNEAAGDVRWMCAFDTTEDDVDGFVAALKEEMAR; this is encoded by the coding sequence GTGAACCCTCCTAAGACCGACGCCCGGCGGCATCACGACCCGGAGGTACGTGGCTTCGCCAGCGACAACTACGCGGGGGCCCACCCCGAGGTGCTCGCCGCCCTGGCCCTGGCCAACGGCGGGCACCAGATCGCGTACGGCGAGGACGAGTACACGGACAACCTCCAGCGCATCGTCCGCAGCCACTTCGGCGCCGGCGCCGAGGCGTTCCCCGTCTTCAACGGCACCGGCGCAAACGTCGTCGCCCTCCAGGCGGTCACCGACCGCTGGGGCGCGGTGATCTGCGCGGAGAGCGCGCACATCAACGTGGACGAGGGCGGCGCCCCCGAGCGCATGGGCGGCCTCAAACTCCTCACCGTGCCCACGCCCGACGGCAAGCTCACGCCCGAGCTGATCGACCGGCAGGCGTACGGCTGGGACGACGAGCACCGTGCGATGCCGCAGGTCGTCTCGATCGCCCAGAACACCGAACTGGGCACCGTCTACACGCCCGACGAGATCCGCGCGATCTGCGACCACGCCCACGGGCACGGCATGAAGGTGCACCTCGACGGCGCCCGGATAGCCAACGCGGCCGCCTCGCTGAACGTCCCCATGCGGACGTTCACCAACGCGGTCGGCGTCGACATCCTCTCCCTGGGCGGGACGAAGAACGGCGCGCTGTTCGGCGAGGCCGTCGTGGTCATCAACCAGGACGCCGTCAGCCACATGAAGCACCTGCGCAAGCTGTCCATGCAGCTGGCCTCGAAGATGCGTTTCGTCTCGGTGCAGCTGGAGGCGCTGCTCGCCAAGGATCTGTGGCTGCGCAACGCCCGGCACGCCAACGAGATGGCCCAGCGGCTCGCGGAGGGCGTGCGCGCGGTCCACGGCGTGGAGATCCTCTACCCGGTGCAGGCCAACGCGGTCTTCGCGCGTCTCCCGCACGACGTGAGTGAGCGCCTGCAGAAGCACTACCGCTTCTACTTCTGGAACGAGGCCGCGGGCGACGTCCGCTGGATGTGCGCCTTCGACACGACCGAGGACGACGTCGACGGATTCGTGGCGGCGCTCAAGGAGGAGATGGCCCGGTAG
- a CDS encoding electron transfer flavoprotein subunit alpha/FixB family protein, with protein sequence MAEVLVYVDHVDGAVRKPTLELLTLARRIGEPVALALGSGAENTAAALAEHGAGKVLTHDAAEYADYLVVPKVDALQAAYEAVSPAAVLIPSSAEGKEIAARLAVRIGSGIITDAVDLEAGDEGPVATQSAFAASFTTKSRVSKGTPVITVKPNSAPVEAAPAAGAVEALSVSFSDKATGTKVTGRTPRESTGRPELTEAAIVVSGGRGVNGAENFAIIEALADSLGAAVGASRAAVDAGWYPHSNQVGQTGKAVSPQLYIASGISGAIQHRAGMQTSKTIVAINKDAEAPIFDLVDYGVVGDLFDVVPQLTDEVKTRKG encoded by the coding sequence ATGGCTGAAGTTCTCGTCTACGTCGACCACGTGGACGGTGCCGTCCGCAAGCCCACCCTGGAGCTTTTGACGCTGGCCCGCCGCATCGGCGAGCCGGTCGCCCTCGCCCTCGGCTCCGGCGCGGAGAACACCGCCGCCGCGCTCGCCGAGCACGGTGCGGGCAAGGTCCTCACGCACGATGCCGCCGAGTACGCCGACTACCTGGTCGTACCGAAGGTGGACGCGCTCCAGGCCGCCTACGAGGCCGTGTCCCCGGCCGCCGTGCTGATCCCGTCGTCCGCCGAGGGCAAGGAGATCGCCGCCCGCCTCGCGGTGCGCATCGGCTCCGGCATCATCACCGACGCCGTCGACCTGGAGGCCGGTGACGAGGGTCCGGTGGCCACGCAGTCGGCGTTCGCCGCCTCGTTCACCACCAAGTCCCGTGTCTCCAAGGGCACCCCGGTCATCACGGTCAAGCCGAACTCGGCTCCCGTGGAGGCCGCCCCGGCCGCCGGCGCCGTCGAGGCCCTGTCGGTCTCGTTCTCGGACAAGGCGACCGGCACCAAGGTCACCGGCCGTACCCCGCGCGAGTCGACCGGCCGCCCGGAGCTGACCGAGGCCGCGATCGTGGTCTCCGGCGGCCGCGGTGTCAACGGCGCCGAGAACTTCGCGATCATCGAGGCGCTCGCCGACTCCCTCGGCGCCGCTGTCGGTGCCTCGCGTGCCGCGGTGGACGCCGGCTGGTACCCGCACTCCAACCAGGTCGGCCAGACCGGTAAGGCCGTCTCGCCGCAGCTGTACATCGCCTCCGGCATCTCGGGCGCGATCCAGCACCGCGCCGGTATGCAGACCTCGAAGACGATCGTGGCGATCAACAAGGACGCCGAGGCCCCGATCTTCGACCTGGTCGACTACGGCGTGGTCGGCGACCTCTTCGATGTCGTCCCGCAGCTCACCGACGAGGTCAAGACCCGCAAGGGCTGA
- a CDS encoding DUF6421 family protein produces MTEILVQERSEEQVPPQVRVVEHPAWPVLKDAVEQIRPWQSKDGSIDFEAEGAPDASDAELAVRRAIDAVEELSPLLPHDAAYHAALVKDLRRWSDDGFKVPDFLDSLLAFQPAGHRRDGLQHLVVFPMYTQNGNPDRNFEAVVLRMVWPDWLAELEATRYDNPLFCGITFEDFTAGYDTNSAVLFPETIAVREAPERFSWGGIFCDREAARFRAVTDAAVDTLGLELPADIAAMVHDQQRCEQAFVLWDMVHDRTHSHGDLPFDPFMIKQRQPFWMYGLEELRCDLTAFKEAVKLEADGFPQGRDVQYAVLFDRMFRFPVTGERVRNYDGLGGQLLFAYLHKHDVVRWTDNKLHIDWQRAPQVTNELCAEIEDLYRAGIDRPKLVHWFKAYELVSTYLAPHPGSRWAKGPDALDLTQPPRKLVDDVLPDEFPLSMFYEALAKKLKNVIASTKGITATSAERAAA; encoded by the coding sequence ATGACGGAAATTCTTGTGCAGGAGCGTTCGGAGGAGCAGGTTCCTCCGCAGGTCAGGGTGGTGGAGCACCCGGCTTGGCCCGTGCTCAAGGATGCCGTGGAGCAGATTCGGCCATGGCAGTCGAAGGACGGCTCCATCGACTTCGAGGCCGAGGGCGCGCCGGACGCCTCCGACGCCGAACTGGCCGTCCGCCGTGCCATAGACGCGGTCGAGGAGCTCTCCCCGCTGCTCCCGCACGACGCCGCCTACCACGCGGCCTTGGTGAAGGACCTGCGCCGCTGGTCCGACGACGGGTTCAAGGTGCCCGACTTCCTGGACTCGCTGCTGGCCTTCCAGCCCGCGGGGCACCGCCGGGACGGCCTCCAGCACCTGGTCGTCTTCCCGATGTACACGCAGAACGGCAACCCGGACCGCAACTTCGAAGCGGTCGTGCTGCGCATGGTCTGGCCGGACTGGCTCGCCGAGCTGGAGGCGACCCGCTACGACAACCCGCTGTTCTGCGGCATTACCTTCGAGGACTTCACGGCGGGCTACGACACGAACTCGGCGGTCCTCTTCCCGGAGACCATCGCCGTGCGCGAGGCCCCCGAGCGCTTCAGCTGGGGCGGCATCTTCTGCGACCGCGAGGCCGCCCGTTTTCGCGCCGTGACCGACGCGGCCGTCGACACCCTGGGCCTGGAGCTGCCCGCGGACATCGCCGCCATGGTCCACGACCAGCAGCGCTGTGAGCAGGCCTTCGTGCTGTGGGACATGGTCCACGACCGCACCCACAGCCACGGTGACCTGCCCTTCGACCCGTTCATGATCAAGCAGCGCCAGCCGTTCTGGATGTACGGCCTCGAAGAGCTGCGCTGTGACCTGACCGCCTTCAAGGAGGCCGTGAAGCTGGAGGCCGACGGCTTCCCGCAGGGCCGTGACGTGCAGTACGCGGTGCTCTTCGACCGGATGTTCCGCTTCCCGGTCACCGGTGAGCGCGTGCGCAACTACGACGGCCTCGGCGGGCAGCTGCTCTTCGCCTACCTGCACAAGCACGACGTCGTCCGCTGGACGGACAACAAGCTGCACATCGACTGGCAGCGTGCCCCGCAGGTCACCAACGAGCTGTGCGCCGAGATCGAGGACCTCTACCGGGCCGGCATCGACCGCCCCAAGCTCGTCCACTGGTTCAAGGCGTACGAGCTGGTCTCCACCTACCTCGCCCCGCACCCCGGCTCCCGCTGGGCCAAGGGCCCGGACGCCCTCGACCTGACCCAGCCCCCGCGCAAGCTCGTGGACGACGTGCTCCCGGACGAGTTTCCGCTGAGCATGTTCTATGAGGCGCTCGCCAAGAAGCTGAAGAACGTGATTGCCTCCACCAAGGGCATCACGGCGACGAGTGCCGAGCGGGCCGCCGCGTGA
- a CDS encoding lysophospholipid acyltransferase family protein encodes MAELVYRPVVGLAQTLFKAWDLKIDCKGSENIPRSGGAVLVSNHISYLDFIFDGLAALPQKRLVRFMAKESVFRHKISGPLMRGMKHIPVDRKQGETAYQHALDSLRSGEIVGVFPEATISQSFTLKSFKSGAARMAQEAGVPLIPMALWGTQRLWTKGHPKNFKRSHTPITIRVGEPVEAPTDQYAGAITRRLRERVQELLEAAQRAYPVRPKGPDDTWWMPAHLGGTAPTPEEVKAAEAR; translated from the coding sequence ATGGCAGAGCTTGTCTACCGTCCCGTCGTCGGTCTCGCCCAAACGTTGTTCAAGGCCTGGGACCTCAAGATCGACTGCAAGGGATCGGAGAACATTCCGCGCTCGGGCGGCGCCGTGCTGGTCAGCAACCACATCAGCTATCTGGACTTCATCTTCGACGGCCTGGCCGCCCTGCCGCAGAAGCGTCTGGTGCGTTTCATGGCGAAGGAGTCGGTCTTCCGGCACAAGATCTCCGGTCCGCTGATGCGGGGCATGAAGCACATCCCGGTGGACCGCAAGCAGGGTGAGACGGCGTACCAGCACGCGCTGGACTCGCTGCGCTCCGGCGAGATCGTCGGTGTCTTCCCCGAGGCGACCATCTCGCAGTCGTTCACCCTCAAGAGCTTCAAGTCGGGTGCCGCGCGCATGGCCCAGGAGGCCGGCGTCCCGCTGATCCCGATGGCCCTGTGGGGCACCCAGCGCCTGTGGACCAAGGGCCACCCGAAGAACTTCAAGCGCAGCCACACCCCCATCACGATCCGGGTCGGGGAGCCGGTCGAGGCTCCGACCGACCAGTACGCGGGCGCGATCACGCGGCGGCTGCGCGAGCGGGTCCAGGAGCTGCTGGAGGCCGCTCAGCGCGCCTATCCCGTACGCCCCAAGGGTCCGGACGACACCTGGTGGATGCCGGCCCATCTCGGCGGCACGGCACCGACCCCCGAAGAGGTGAAGGCGGCCGAGGCCCGCTGA
- a CDS encoding electron transfer flavoprotein subunit beta/FixA family protein: MSLRIVVTVKYVPDATGDRHFAEDLTVDRDDVDGLLSELDEYAVEQALQIADDADDADDAEITVLTVGPEDAKDALRKALSMGADKAIHVEDDDLHGTDVIGTSLVLAKAIEKAGYDLVISGMASTDGTAGVVPALLAERLGVPQVTLLSEVSVEDGVVKGRRDGDSASEQLEASLPAVVSVTDQSGEARYPSFKGIMAAKKKPVESWDLSDLDLEAEEVGLEGAWTKVDSATERPARTAGTIVKDEGEGGKQLAEFLAGQKFI; this comes from the coding sequence GTGAGCTTGAGGATCGTTGTCACTGTGAAGTACGTGCCCGACGCCACTGGCGACCGGCACTTCGCGGAGGACCTGACCGTCGACCGGGACGACGTGGACGGTCTGCTCTCGGAGCTCGACGAATACGCGGTGGAGCAGGCGCTGCAGATCGCCGACGACGCCGACGACGCCGACGACGCCGAGATCACCGTTCTCACGGTCGGCCCCGAGGACGCGAAGGACGCGCTGCGCAAGGCGCTTTCGATGGGTGCCGACAAGGCGATCCACGTCGAGGACGACGACCTGCACGGCACCGACGTGATCGGTACGTCGCTGGTGCTGGCGAAGGCGATCGAGAAGGCCGGCTACGACCTGGTGATCTCCGGCATGGCGTCGACCGACGGCACGGCGGGCGTGGTGCCGGCGCTGCTGGCCGAGCGTCTGGGTGTCCCGCAGGTGACCCTGCTGTCCGAGGTGTCGGTCGAGGACGGTGTCGTGAAGGGCCGCCGGGACGGCGACTCCGCCTCCGAGCAGCTGGAGGCCTCCCTCCCCGCCGTCGTGTCGGTCACCGACCAGTCGGGTGAGGCGCGTTACCCGTCCTTCAAGGGCATCATGGCGGCCAAGAAGAAGCCGGTGGAGTCCTGGGACCTGTCCGACCTCGACCTCGAGGCGGAGGAGGTCGGCCTGGAGGGTGCCTGGACCAAGGTCGACTCCGCGACCGAGCGTCCGGCGCGCACCGCCGGCACGATCGTCAAGGACGAGGGCGAGGGCGGCAAGCAGCTCGCTGAGTTCCTCGCGGGCCAGAAGTTCATCTAA
- a CDS encoding flavin reductase family protein yields the protein MTATPDLGTQLASPDLLRSVFRRHAAGVAVITARGDGGPVGFTATSLTSVSAEPPLVSFGIGVGASSWPAISETAHVGVHILGEHQQELAGVFAKSGADRFGASTGWREGPEGVPVLDDVLAWLVCRVVARVPAGDHRIVLAEVVLGDPTGAGRPLLYHQGRFSGLRD from the coding sequence ATGACGGCCACGCCCGACCTCGGCACCCAGCTCGCCTCCCCCGACCTGCTGCGCTCCGTCTTCCGCCGCCACGCGGCCGGAGTCGCCGTCATCACGGCCCGGGGCGATGGGGGCCCCGTCGGCTTCACCGCCACCTCGCTCACCTCGGTCTCCGCCGAGCCCCCACTCGTCTCGTTCGGCATCGGCGTCGGCGCGTCCAGCTGGCCCGCGATCTCCGAGACCGCCCACGTCGGCGTCCACATACTCGGCGAGCACCAGCAGGAACTGGCCGGTGTCTTCGCCAAGAGCGGCGCCGACCGCTTCGGCGCGTCCACGGGCTGGCGCGAGGGCCCGGAAGGCGTACCCGTGCTCGACGACGTGCTCGCCTGGCTGGTGTGCAGGGTCGTGGCACGCGTTCCCGCGGGCGACCACCGCATCGTCCTCGCGGAGGTCGTCCTGGGTGACCCGACAGGCGCCGGACGGCCGCTCCTCTATCACCAGGGGCGCTTCAGCGGCCTCCGTGACTGA
- a CDS encoding SDR family oxidoreductase, with protein sequence MRNGALSGAVIAVAGAGGPAGRATLVRLADAGATVVGSDNDPERLAEAVDAARYGHGGATVVGDTVDLFDLESTRDWATRIEKDFGRVDGLVHLVGGWRGSETFTKTILDDWDFLELLLIRTVQHTSLAFHEALQRSDRGRYLLISASSASRPTAGNAAYASAKAAAEAWTLALADYFRKAGGESGPTSAAAVLVVKALVHDAMRAERPNAKFAGFTDVKELAEAIAGVWEQSAAEVNGNRLWLTEKP encoded by the coding sequence ATGAGGAACGGTGCTCTCAGCGGTGCGGTGATCGCGGTGGCCGGCGCGGGCGGACCCGCCGGACGCGCGACACTCGTCCGGCTCGCCGACGCGGGCGCGACCGTCGTCGGCTCCGACAACGACCCCGAGCGGCTCGCGGAAGCCGTCGACGCGGCCCGCTACGGGCACGGCGGCGCCACCGTCGTCGGGGACACGGTCGACCTGTTCGACCTGGAGTCGACCCGGGACTGGGCCACGCGCATCGAGAAGGACTTCGGCCGCGTCGACGGCCTGGTCCATCTCGTCGGCGGCTGGCGCGGCAGCGAGACCTTCACCAAGACGATCCTGGACGACTGGGACTTCCTCGAGCTGCTGCTCATCCGCACCGTGCAGCACACCTCCCTCGCGTTCCACGAGGCCTTGCAGCGCAGCGACCGTGGCCGGTACCTCCTGATCAGCGCCTCGAGCGCGAGCAGGCCCACCGCGGGCAATGCCGCCTACGCCTCCGCCAAGGCCGCCGCCGAGGCGTGGACGCTGGCCCTTGCCGACTACTTCCGCAAGGCGGGCGGCGAGAGCGGGCCGACGTCCGCGGCTGCCGTCCTGGTGGTCAAGGCACTGGTGCACGACGCGATGCGCGCCGAGCGCCCCAATGCGAAGTTCGCGGGCTTCACCGACGTCAAGGAGCTGGCCGAGGCCATCGCCGGTGTCTGGGAGCAGTCCGCCGCCGAAGTGAACGGAAACCGTCTGTGGCTGACCGAGAAGCCGTGA
- a CDS encoding TlpA family protein disulfide reductase, giving the protein MTGLVVCVVVLVVASAYGVLHRRRSGRVRVRGRDGGKHLGAAELGEGLGERATLVQFSSAFCAPCRATRRVLTEVAGLVPGVTHVEIDAEDRLELVRELDIIKTPTVLVLDAEGRIVRRATGQPRKADVIAALGEAV; this is encoded by the coding sequence ATGACCGGACTTGTGGTGTGCGTGGTGGTGCTCGTGGTGGCGAGCGCGTACGGAGTGCTGCATCGGCGGCGGAGCGGGAGAGTGAGAGTGCGCGGGCGCGACGGCGGAAAGCACCTCGGCGCGGCGGAGTTGGGGGAGGGGCTCGGCGAACGGGCCACACTCGTCCAGTTCTCCAGCGCCTTCTGCGCGCCGTGCCGGGCCACCCGGCGGGTCCTCACGGAGGTGGCCGGGCTGGTTCCCGGGGTCACCCATGTGGAGATCGACGCCGAGGACCGGCTCGAACTCGTCCGCGAACTCGACATCATCAAGACGCCGACGGTGCTCGTCCTCGACGCGGAGGGGCGGATCGTGCGGCGCGCAACGGGGCAGCCCCGCAAGGCGGATGTCATCGCCGCGCTGGGAGAGGCGGTCTGA
- a CDS encoding B3/4 domain-containing protein has translation MTLTLTVSDEVRALAPGFTHVAVEAHGLLNGPSNEGTAALLEDAARRLAVRLDGRAPHEDPHMAAWREVYTAFGSKPSRTRNSAEALAKRALADAGLPRINMLVDLYNAVSVAHLIPVGGEDLDRVQGGMRLVRATGDEEFVTVAAGEEAVEHPDAGEVVWCDDAGVTCRRWNWRQGPRTRLTEESASAVFLLESLAPMPVAHLEAAAAELAELLEKFSPGARITVRAPV, from the coding sequence ATGACGCTCACGCTCACCGTGTCCGACGAGGTGCGCGCCCTCGCACCCGGCTTCACCCATGTCGCCGTCGAGGCGCACGGACTGCTCAACGGGCCCAGTAACGAAGGTACTGCGGCACTCCTCGAGGACGCGGCGCGTCGGCTCGCCGTACGCCTCGACGGTCGCGCCCCGCACGAGGACCCGCACATGGCGGCCTGGCGTGAGGTGTACACGGCGTTCGGCTCCAAGCCGTCGCGCACCCGCAACTCCGCCGAGGCGCTGGCGAAGCGGGCCCTCGCCGATGCCGGACTGCCCCGTATCAACATGCTCGTCGACCTCTACAACGCGGTCAGCGTCGCCCATCTGATCCCGGTCGGCGGTGAGGACCTCGACCGCGTCCAGGGCGGAATGCGTCTTGTGCGGGCCACGGGCGACGAGGAGTTCGTGACGGTGGCCGCGGGTGAGGAGGCCGTCGAACACCCCGACGCCGGTGAGGTCGTGTGGTGCGACGACGCCGGTGTCACCTGCCGCCGCTGGAACTGGCGCCAGGGACCGCGGACCCGGCTCACGGAGGAGTCGGCCTCGGCGGTCTTCCTGCTGGAGAGTCTCGCCCCCATGCCGGTGGCCCACCTCGAGGCGGCGGCTGCCGAGCTCGCGGAACTGCTCGAGAAGTTCAGCCCGGGGGCGCGGATCACCGTCCGCGCCCCGGTGTGA
- a CDS encoding transglutaminase domain-containing protein has translation MELTQETPDLSAYLAAGEVIDHHHPRVRETAARLAEQAVDSYAYARSAYEFVRDAIPHSADSGDLRVTWRASDVLAEGTGICHAKAHALAALLRAEDIPTALCYQKLDLVHGLVAVRFDGAWHRQDPRGNKPGVDARFSLDGERLAFTPDPESNELDYPVLYAEPHPAVLGALQAAHDRPHLWKTLPTAL, from the coding sequence ATGGAGCTGACGCAGGAGACCCCGGACCTGTCCGCCTACTTGGCCGCTGGCGAGGTCATCGATCATCACCATCCGCGGGTGCGGGAGACGGCTGCGCGCTTGGCCGAGCAGGCCGTGGACTCGTATGCCTATGCGCGATCGGCGTACGAATTCGTACGGGACGCCATCCCGCACTCGGCGGACTCCGGAGACCTGCGCGTCACCTGGCGCGCCTCCGACGTCCTGGCCGAGGGCACCGGAATCTGTCACGCCAAGGCCCACGCGCTGGCCGCGCTGCTGCGGGCCGAGGACATCCCCACGGCGCTCTGCTACCAGAAGCTCGACCTGGTGCACGGGCTGGTCGCCGTGCGGTTCGACGGCGCGTGGCACCGGCAGGATCCCCGCGGAAACAAGCCGGGGGTCGACGCCCGGTTCTCGCTCGACGGGGAGCGGCTGGCCTTCACTCCCGATCCCGAGTCCAATGAGTTGGACTATCCAGTTCTGTATGCTGAACCTCATCCGGCGGTTCTGGGCGCTCTCCAAGCCGCGCACGACCGGCCGCACCTGTGGAAGACGCTCCCCACCGCACTCTGA
- a CDS encoding DUF6986 family protein has protein sequence MGQGQQEKVATSLAGAVSEGISATLAPVDAELERRYPGDPGTRQPVHTVYVPGDVFAADTIRSWGDRALAALDEHAPDAASFATALGLAEELAAPVYDRVRAKLEREPIEDLRVDFEDGYGPRPDAEEDEAAARAARLIAEAYRNGTAAPYMGIRMKCMEAPVRDRGIRTLDVFLTGLMEAGGLPDGLVLTLPKVTYAEQVTAMVRLLEAFEKARGLEPGRLGFEIQIETSQSILATDGTATVARMIQAAEGRATGLHYGTFDYSACLGVSAAYQASDHPAADHAKAIMQVAAAGTGVRVCDGSTNVLPVGPTEQVHDAWRLHYGLTRRALARAYYQGWDMHPGHIPTRYAAVFAFYREGFEQAAARLSRYADRAGGDVMDEPATAKALSGYLLRGLDCGALDVAEVAEATGLTRTDLEGFAGPRRGDLTASAK, from the coding sequence ATGGGTCAGGGCCAGCAGGAGAAGGTGGCGACGAGCCTCGCGGGCGCCGTCAGCGAGGGAATCAGCGCCACCCTCGCCCCGGTCGACGCGGAACTGGAGCGCCGCTACCCGGGAGACCCCGGCACCCGCCAGCCCGTCCACACGGTGTACGTACCCGGTGACGTGTTCGCCGCCGACACCATCCGCTCCTGGGGCGACCGCGCCCTCGCCGCGCTCGACGAACACGCCCCGGACGCCGCCTCCTTCGCCACCGCACTCGGCCTCGCCGAGGAGCTCGCCGCGCCGGTCTACGACCGCGTACGCGCCAAGCTGGAACGTGAGCCCATCGAGGACCTGCGTGTCGACTTCGAGGACGGCTACGGCCCGCGCCCCGACGCCGAGGAGGACGAGGCCGCCGCGCGTGCGGCCCGGCTGATCGCCGAGGCGTACCGGAACGGCACGGCGGCCCCGTACATGGGGATCCGCATGAAGTGCATGGAGGCGCCGGTACGCGACCGGGGCATTCGTACGCTCGACGTCTTCCTGACGGGGCTGATGGAAGCGGGCGGTCTGCCCGACGGGCTGGTCCTGACGCTGCCGAAGGTGACGTACGCCGAGCAGGTCACCGCGATGGTCCGGCTCCTCGAGGCCTTCGAGAAGGCCCGCGGTCTCGAACCGGGACGGCTCGGGTTCGAGATCCAGATCGAGACCAGCCAGTCCATCCTCGCCACCGACGGCACCGCGACCGTGGCCCGGATGATCCAGGCCGCCGAGGGCCGCGCCACCGGACTGCACTACGGCACCTTCGACTACAGCGCCTGCCTCGGCGTCAGCGCCGCCTACCAGGCCAGCGACCACCCGGCCGCCGACCACGCCAAGGCGATCATGCAGGTCGCGGCCGCCGGTACCGGGGTGCGCGTCTGTGACGGCTCCACCAACGTCCTTCCGGTCGGCCCGACCGAGCAGGTCCACGACGCCTGGCGGCTGCACTACGGGCTCACGCGGCGGGCTCTGGCCCGCGCCTACTACCAGGGCTGGGACATGCATCCGGGCCACATCCCGACCCGGTACGCGGCCGTGTTCGCGTTCTACCGCGAGGGCTTCGAGCAGGCGGCGGCACGGCTCTCGCGGTACGCCGACCGCGCGGGCGGAGACGTCATGGACGAGCCCGCGACCGCCAAGGCGCTCAGCGGCTA
- a CDS encoding endonuclease/exonuclease/phosphatase family protein, translating into MSNTSRVTRRTGLRTAAAVAAALPLLSASPASASRNRGRRLDVMTFNLRFASASEPHSWAVRRPVMRELLRRERPHVIGTQEGLYQQVRDIEADLGPHYDWIGTGRAGGSRDEFMAVFYDTRRLAPLEYDHFWLSDTPDVIGSNTWGGGSIRMVTRVRFRDLADGDRPFHFLNTHLDNASQYARARAAALIADRIAGLDRSQPLVVTGDFNAAAHKNAVYETMLGAGLVDTWDTAAERGKLYGTFHGYKPLVPDGDRIDWILASPGVAAHCASINAFSSNGQFPSDHLPVQASLRLA; encoded by the coding sequence GTGTCGAACACCAGCCGAGTGACCCGCCGCACGGGGCTCAGAACCGCGGCGGCCGTCGCGGCGGCCTTACCCCTGCTCAGTGCCTCGCCCGCCTCCGCCTCGCGGAACCGAGGCCGCCGCCTGGACGTGATGACGTTCAACCTGCGCTTCGCGAGCGCCTCGGAACCCCACAGCTGGGCCGTTCGCCGCCCCGTCATGCGCGAGCTGCTGCGCCGGGAGCGGCCCCACGTCATCGGCACCCAGGAGGGGCTCTACCAGCAGGTGCGTGACATCGAGGCCGACCTGGGCCCGCACTACGACTGGATCGGCACGGGCCGCGCGGGCGGCAGCCGCGACGAGTTCATGGCGGTCTTCTACGACACCCGCAGGCTCGCCCCGCTGGAGTACGACCACTTCTGGCTCTCCGACACCCCTGACGTGATCGGTTCGAACACCTGGGGCGGCGGCTCCATCCGCATGGTCACCCGGGTCCGCTTCCGCGATCTGGCGGACGGCGACCGGCCGTTCCATTTCCTCAACACCCACCTGGACAACGCGAGTCAGTACGCACGCGCGCGTGCCGCCGCCCTGATCGCCGACCGGATCGCGGGCCTCGACCGCTCCCAGCCGCTCGTGGTGACCGGCGACTTCAACGCCGCCGCGCACAAGAACGCGGTCTACGAGACGATGCTGGGCGCCGGACTCGTGGACACCTGGGACACGGCCGCCGAACGCGGCAAGCTGTACGGGACGTTCCACGGCTACAAGCCGCTGGTGCCGGACGGCGACCGCATCGACTGGATCCTGGCCTCGCCCGGAGTGGCCGCGCACTGCGCGTCGATCAACGCGTTCTCGTCGAACGGTCAGTTCCCCAGCGACCATCTGCCCGTGCAGGCGTCCCTGCGCCTGGCCTGA